In the genome of bacterium, one region contains:
- a CDS encoding DUF4416 family protein, which produces MGKIKNPIPVKIFCGFIYKDAEIILKVEEKLKERWGKIDFVSYPLPFNFTDYYSEEMGKNLMRKFISFSKIILPEKLWEWKIFTNKVEEEFLENGKRKVNIDPGYLDLSKIVLLSTKDFYHRIYLGNGIYAEVTMYFSKGKYQFFPWTYPDYRTENYIRFFENIRELYSKQLKNENVN; this is translated from the coding sequence ATGGGAAAAATAAAAAATCCAATACCTGTAAAAATTTTCTGTGGATTTATCTATAAGGATGCAGAAATAATTTTAAAAGTTGAGGAAAAACTTAAAGAAAGATGGGGAAAAATTGATTTTGTATCATATCCTTTGCCCTTTAATTTCACTGACTATTATAGTGAAGAAATGGGAAAAAATTTAATGAGAAAATTTATATCCTTTTCAAAAATTATTCTTCCTGAAAAATTATGGGAATGGAAAATTTTTACCAACAAAGTTGAAGAAGAATTTTTAGAAAATGGGAAAAGGAAAGTAAATATTGACCCAGGATATCTTGACTTATCAAAAATTGTTCTTTTATCAACAAAGGATTTTTATCATAGAATTTATTTAGGAAATGGGATTTATGCAGAAGTTACAATGTATTTCAGTAAAGGAAAATACCAGTTTTTCCCATGGACATATCCTGATTATAGAACAGAAAATTATATAAGATTTTTTGAAAATATAAGAGAACTATACTCAAAGCAACTTAAAAATGAGAATGTTAATTAG
- a CDS encoding vitamin B12 dependent-methionine synthase activation domain-containing protein, translated as MEILNDFPLSVDKELIMQKLKIKKGTEDEKKFEQLLNEGMKIGNPKVVYIEGFIDELGEKTVKINGIIFESKLLRKNLEKVGRVFPFIATSGMEMENKKFGNDDFLEKYWWDIIKEQFLFIARDHLIEYLKKNFSLGNVSIMSPGSGELGLWRIEEQKKLFSLFGDTEKLLGVKLTDSNLMIPNKSVSGIIFSTEKNFNTCKLCSRKNCPHRKAEFEKVFK; from the coding sequence ATGGAAATTTTGAATGACTTTCCTTTATCAGTGGATAAAGAACTAATTATGCAAAAACTAAAAATAAAAAAAGGGACAGAAGATGAAAAGAAGTTTGAACAATTACTAAATGAAGGGATGAAAATAGGGAATCCAAAAGTTGTTTATATAGAAGGTTTTATTGATGAATTGGGAGAAAAGACAGTTAAAATAAATGGTATTATTTTTGAAAGCAAGTTATTGAGAAAAAATCTCGAAAAAGTTGGCAGGGTTTTTCCTTTTATTGCAACATCAGGAATGGAAATGGAGAATAAAAAATTTGGAAATGATGATTTTTTAGAAAAATATTGGTGGGACATAATAAAAGAGCAATTTTTATTTATTGCAAGAGACCATCTTATTGAATACTTAAAGAAAAATTTTTCACTTGGTAATGTCTCAATTATGTCACCTGGTAGTGGAGAACTTGGATTATGGAGAATTGAAGAGCAGAAAAAACTCTTTTCCCTTTTTGGTGATACAGAAAAACTTCTTGGGGTAAAATTAACTGATTCAAATTTAATGATACCAAATAAGTCCGTTTCAGGAATTATTTTTTCAACTGAAAAAAATTTTAATACCTGTAAGTTATGCAGTAGAAAAAATTGTCCACATAGAAAAGCAGAATTTGAGAAGGTTTTTAAGTAA
- a CDS encoding GNAT family N-acetyltransferase: MIEIAKKSDYEKILRFLESAYGHFFNFFPLTYPNEWEEENFDYENTLIIKEEGQIVSLVKVFPLPMVFEGIEVKFAGIGSVSTAYSHRGKGYMSELLNECFEKMKKENYPLSILWGDRHRYQNFGYEVAGKKVYITITSRGIAKNKIESDKKTERFLGDRKILNKIISAYNLHPYRKIRTEEEMFEKVLKKFLPATYYLEGQNKFAYVSISREGGILEFGGDEELILKILKYLEERFSYSSFSLFYPDFEYIPDLIFSTASSWQICPDGMIKIIDLFQTLKIFSKKFLSIPENFEITFSTENQSAILRKEKGDIIIKNGKGKNEIFLNEIDMVKLFFGTDFWKPKGGSKEILNILKSVLPINVFIWSLDHI, encoded by the coding sequence GTGATTGAAATAGCAAAAAAAAGTGATTATGAAAAAATTTTGAGATTTCTTGAAAGTGCATATGGACATTTTTTTAATTTCTTCCCTTTGACTTACCCTAATGAATGGGAAGAAGAAAATTTTGATTATGAAAATACCTTAATCATAAAGGAAGAAGGACAAATTGTTTCTCTTGTAAAAGTTTTCCCTTTACCAATGGTATTTGAAGGAATTGAAGTGAAATTTGCTGGAATTGGTTCTGTATCAACTGCTTATTCCCATAGAGGAAAAGGATATATGAGTGAATTGCTTAATGAGTGTTTTGAAAAAATGAAAAAAGAAAATTATCCTTTATCTATTTTATGGGGAGATAGACATAGATATCAAAATTTTGGATATGAAGTTGCTGGTAAAAAGGTATATATAACAATTACTTCAAGAGGCATTGCAAAAAATAAAATAGAAAGTGATAAAAAGACAGAAAGATTTTTAGGAGATAGAAAAATTCTAAACAAAATTATTTCTGCCTATAATTTACATCCATACAGAAAGATAAGAACAGAAGAAGAAATGTTTGAAAAAGTCCTGAAAAAATTTTTACCTGCTACTTATTATCTTGAAGGCCAAAATAAATTTGCATATGTTTCAATTTCAAGAGAGGGAGGGATTTTAGAATTTGGTGGAGATGAAGAATTAATTTTAAAAATTTTAAAATATCTTGAAGAAAGGTTTAGTTATTCTTCTTTTTCTCTTTTTTATCCTGATTTTGAATATATTCCTGATTTAATTTTCTCTACTGCTTCCTCTTGGCAAATATGTCCAGATGGTATGATAAAAATTATTGATTTATTCCAAACACTAAAAATTTTCTCAAAAAAATTTCTATCAATACCTGAAAATTTTGAAATTACTTTTTCAACAGAAAACCAATCAGCAATTTTAAGAAAAGAAAAAGGAGATATTATAATTAAAAATGGGAAAGGGAAAAACGAAATTTTCTTAAATGAAATTGATATGGTAAAATTATTTTTTGGGACTGATTTCTGGAAACCAAAAGGAGGGAGCAAAGAAATTTTAAATATCTTAAAAAGTGTTTTACCAATAAATGTATTTATATGGTCATTAGACCATATTTAA
- a CDS encoding alginate export family protein: MKNKLWLIIMFIFTTAVFCEANFDYGLIFRLREEYLKNAWDFNNQSNVFQNDNYFRIRSSFWMKYNFGENISLYTRLTGEPDIYLHSKGTLRNMAGNYIGDNEIVIDNLYLDVKNVFNLPVDLRIGRQDFLPPYGEGFLIINGTPQDGSRTLYFNAIKTTYHFNENNSLDLIFLYNRDEDKYLPVINDLETKLINSDEKGVILYGNFKPTEKLSLQPYYIYKSEDAYTTQNGTNIPKLELNTIGVRHVYSFNPWQLRGELSYEFGEYEDDDNRNAVGGYVYLTRFFKDKKFSPSLDFGFGYLSGDNDKTKGTEGWDPLFSKFPWISELYLYAYAIEAGEPAYWTNTQLWRTALTLNLSEKTDLLIAYNYLRANENLDGTAPFFGDGKERGHLQQLILEHNFNKNVSGHLWCEYFIPGDFYSSNNQDPALFFRWEMIFKF, translated from the coding sequence ATGAAAAATAAATTATGGCTGATTATTATGTTTATTTTTACAACTGCTGTTTTTTGTGAGGCCAATTTTGATTATGGTTTAATTTTCAGGTTAAGAGAAGAGTATCTTAAAAATGCCTGGGATTTTAATAATCAAAGTAATGTTTTTCAAAATGACAATTATTTTAGAATAAGAAGTTCCTTCTGGATGAAATATAATTTTGGTGAAAATATATCTTTATACACAAGGTTAACAGGAGAACCAGACATATATCTACATTCAAAAGGGACATTAAGAAATATGGCAGGAAATTATATAGGAGATAATGAAATTGTTATTGATAATTTATATCTTGATGTTAAAAATGTTTTTAATTTACCTGTTGATTTAAGAATTGGTAGACAGGACTTTTTGCCTCCTTATGGAGAGGGTTTTTTAATTATTAATGGCACTCCTCAAGACGGTTCAAGAACTCTTTATTTTAATGCAATAAAAACAACATACCATTTCAATGAAAACAATTCTCTCGATTTGATTTTTCTTTATAATAGAGATGAAGACAAATATCTGCCAGTAATAAATGATTTAGAGACAAAATTAATTAATTCTGATGAAAAAGGGGTTATTCTTTATGGGAATTTTAAACCAACTGAAAAACTTTCACTTCAACCATATTACATTTATAAAAGCGAAGATGCATATACAACACAAAATGGAACAAATATACCAAAATTAGAACTTAATACAATTGGAGTAAGACATGTCTATTCTTTTAACCCGTGGCAATTAAGGGGAGAACTATCTTATGAATTTGGTGAATATGAAGATGATGATAATAGAAATGCAGTTGGTGGATATGTTTATTTAACAAGATTTTTCAAAGATAAAAAATTCTCTCCATCTCTTGATTTTGGTTTTGGGTATTTGTCAGGAGATAATGATAAAACAAAAGGAACAGAAGGATGGGACCCTTTATTTTCAAAGTTCCCATGGATAAGTGAACTTTATCTTTATGCTTATGCTATTGAAGCAGGTGAGCCGGCTTACTGGACAAATACTCAATTATGGAGAACTGCACTTACTCTTAATCTTTCAGAAAAAACAGACCTTTTGATTGCTTACAATTATTTAAGAGCAAATGAAAATTTAGATGGTACTGCTCCATTTTTTGGTGATGGGAAAGAGAGAGGACATTTACAGCAATTAATTTTAGAACATAATTTTAATAAAAATGTAAGTGGGCACCTATGGTGTGAGTATTTTATTCCAGGTGATTTTTATTCATCTAATAATCAGGACCCTGCATTATTTTTTAGATGGGAGATGATATTTAAATTTTAA
- a CDS encoding alpha/beta fold hydrolase, whose product MRMLIRILIDAVIIIFVLTIIFGWRAIMPARAPRYLIPSDLGIPYEKVNFQTDDGKKLTGWLIHSPKSKSVIICLHGYPSSKSDILPVVSYLYPDFSLLLFDFRAHGESKGKVVYFGLKEYLDVKAAIDFLKNDKRTKNLKIGVWGYSLGASVGIISASKYQEIKCLVSDSAFANFPEMITHYYKKFGPLKYAFSYLSNLLGKIILKDDFMENSPENYIDKVKCPVLIIHSREDDFVPFSHAEILYNKIKGEKELFVLEGSHVDFDARYNQEYRDKVKEFFCKYLNEKVVSKK is encoded by the coding sequence ATGAGAATGTTAATTAGAATTTTAATAGATGCAGTAATAATTATCTTTGTTTTAACAATTATTTTTGGCTGGCGAGCAATTATGCCAGCGAGAGCACCAAGATATCTCATCCCTTCTGATTTGGGAATCCCATATGAAAAAGTAAATTTTCAAACAGATGATGGGAAAAAATTAACTGGATGGTTAATTCATTCACCAAAAAGTAAATCAGTTATAATTTGTCTTCATGGTTATCCATCAAGTAAATCAGATATTTTACCTGTTGTTTCATATCTCTATCCTGATTTTTCACTTTTACTTTTTGATTTTAGAGCACACGGTGAAAGTAAAGGAAAGGTTGTTTATTTTGGATTAAAAGAATATCTTGATGTAAAAGCAGCAATTGACTTTTTAAAAAATGATAAAAGAACAAAAAATTTAAAAATTGGTGTCTGGGGATATTCCTTAGGTGCTTCTGTTGGAATTATATCTGCCTCAAAATATCAGGAAATAAAATGTCTTGTTTCTGACTCCGCTTTTGCAAATTTTCCTGAAATGATAACTCATTACTATAAAAAATTTGGTCCTTTAAAATATGCTTTCTCTTATCTTTCAAATTTACTTGGTAAAATTATTTTAAAAGATGACTTTATGGAAAATAGCCCGGAAAATTATATTGATAAAGTCAAATGTCCTGTTTTAATTATTCATTCAAGAGAAGATGATTTTGTCCCTTTTTCTCATGCTGAAATATTATATAATAAAATAAAGGGGGAAAAGGAATTATTTGTTTTAGAAGGAAGTCATGTTGATTTTGACGCAAGATATAATCAAGAATATAGAGATAAGGTAAAAGAATTTTTTTGTAAATACTTAAATGAGAAGGTAGTGTCAAAAAAATAG